A stretch of Anolis carolinensis isolate JA03-04 unplaced genomic scaffold, rAnoCar3.1.pri scaffold_27, whole genome shotgun sequence DNA encodes these proteins:
- the eif2b4 gene encoding translation initiation factor eIF2B subunit delta codes for MAEQRGGGVQMPQGDPAALSREEKLQLRKEKKQQKKQQQQRHRQAEKEKEDGEPPKEGQAAHAQTGSQGPGRSLAGPKEERSGARPPGEDPPGGKSKAELRAERRAKQEAERALKQARKQAEGPGAPLQPQQQQQQAQPQSPSTGAPAPKPLRPATGEAPTAPVVKRVPEHVQADDPAAQRRLAKKLERQQVPLRPDYGTKVSLFSHLHQYSRRELLTQQMSIPASAIHPAMVRLGLQYSQGTINGSNARCIALLRVFKQVIKDYSTPPKEEISRDLVNRLKPYISFLNQCRPLSASMGNAIKFLKKEISALSGSQREEEQKALLLEALEKFEREKIVLAAQAICKSAFEKIHDGDVILVYGCSSLVSRTLSYARAEGRAFRVVVVDSRPRLEGRETLRRLVRQGVRCSYVLINAISYVLPEVSKVLLGAHALLANGSVMSRMGTSQIALLSKAHNVPVLVCCETYKFCDRVQTDSFVSNELDDPDDLIETPRGRGPLCGWKESPALHLLNLVYDVTPLELVDLVITDLGVIPCTSVPVVLRVKNVEQ; via the exons ATGGCGGAGCAGCGAGGCGGCGGCGTCCAG ATGCCGCAGGGGGACCCGGCCGCGCTGTCCCGGGAGGAGAAGCTCCAGCTGCGgaaggagaagaagcagcagaagaagcagcagcaacagcgcCACCGCCAGgccgagaaggagaaggaggacggGGAGCCGCCGAAGGAGGGGCAGGCGGCGCATGCGCAGACGGGGAGCCAAGGCCCAGGCCGGAGCCTCGCAG GTCCCAAGGAGGAGCGGAGCGGGGCCAGGCCTCCCGGTGAAGACCCTCCTGGGGGCAAGAGCAAGGCGGAGCTGCGGGCCGAGCGCCGGGCCAAGCAGGAGGCAGAGCGGGCCCTGAAGCAGGCCAGGAAGCAGGCCGAGGGCCCCGGGGCCCCCCTCcagccacagcagcagcagcagcaggcccAGCCCCAGAGCCCCTCCACGGGAGCCCCGGCCCCCAAGCCCCTGCGCCCGGCCACCGGAGAGGCCCCGACAG CACCTGTGGTCAAGCGGGTCCCTGAGCATGTGCAGGCCGACGACCCCGCGGCCCAGAGGAGGCTGGCCAAGAAGCTGGAGCGCCAGCAG GTGCCTTTGCGGCCCGATTACGGCACCAAGGTCAGCCTCTTCTCCCACTTGCACCAGTACAGCCGCCGGGAGCTCCTGACGCAGCAGATGAG CATCCCTGCCTCGGCCATCCACCCCGCCATGGTGCGCCTCGGCCTGCAGTACTCCCAGGGCACCATCAACGGCTCCAACGCCCGGTGCATCGCCCTCCTGAGGGTCTTCAAACAG GTGATCAAGGACTACTCCACGCCCCCCAAGGAGGAGATCTCCAGGGACCTGGTGAATCGGCTGAAGCCCTACATCAG CTTCCTGAACCAGTGCCGGCCCCTCTCCGCCAGCATGGGCAATGCCATCAAGTTCCTCAAGAAGGAGATCTCGGCCCTTTCGGGGTCCCAGAGGGAGGAGGAG CAAAAGGCGCTTCTGCTGGAGGCCCTGGAGAAGTTTGAGCGCGAGAAGATCGTCCTGGCTGCCCAGGCCATCTGCAAGTCGGCCTTTGAAAAGATCCACGACGGGGACGTCATCCTGGTCTATGGCTG CTCTTCCCTGGTGAGCCGGACCTTGAGCTACGCGCGGGCCGAGGGCCGGGCCTTCCGTGTGGTGGTGGTGGACAGCCGGCCGCGGCTGGAGGGGCGGGAGACGCTGCGCCGCCTGGTCCGGCAGGGGGTCCGCTGCAGCTACGTCCTCATCAACGCCATCTCCTACGTCTTGCCTGAG GTCTCCAAGGTGCTGCTGGGGGCTCACGCGCTGCTGGCCAACGGCTCCGTGATGTCGCGGATGGGCACCTCCCAGATCGCCCTGCTCTCCAAGGCCCACAACGTGCCGGTCCTGGTCTGCTGCGAGACCTACAAGTTCTGTGACCGCGTCCAGACGGACTCCTTCGTCTCCAACGAACTCG ACGACCCTGATGACCTAATCGAGACTCCCCGAGGGAGGGGCCCGCTGTGCGGCTGGAAGGAGAGCCCCGCTCTCCACCTCCTGAACCTGGTCTACGACGTGACTCCATTGGAGCTGGTGGACCTGGTCATCACGGACTTGGGGGTCATCCCCTGCACCTCCGTCCCAGTCGTGCTGCGTGTCAAGAATGTGGAGcagtag